Genomic DNA from Pseudomonas fluorescens:
TCCTTCGCCTTAAAAATGAGGCACTCAGGATGTTACTTGGGTCGCAACATGCGGTAGTGCGATCCTACAAATAGTTTGCACGATCCTCTAAGATTGGATGCGGCGCCAGCCTGGCGTGAACTCGACTCAAGAAGGCCTTCATGGACAGGATCAACGAACTCGCGAGTGCAATCGACCGCCACGCCCCTGGATCGGGCCTCTGTGTCACCGCCATACCCCGCTTATCACTGGTCCATGTAGATCGGCCTAGCATGCCGACGCCGGTGGTTTATGAGGCTGGGCTTTGCCTGATCGCCCAAGGGGCGAACCGCGTTTCGATGGGCGAGCGCAGCATGGTCTACGACGCCGCGAACTACTTACTGGTCTCAGTCGACATGCCCCTCCTATGCCACGTCATCGATGCGAGCCCAGACAAACCCTACCTTTGCTGCAAGATCGGGTTCGATCCCGTACTACTTGCAGAGCTGTTGATGACGGAGGGCCGCACTTCCCCTCGCACCGATCTACCGATACTTGGAGTACACCCCAGCGATCCGGACCTTATCGATGCTGTCTGCAGATTTGTTCGACTCCTCGACCGGCCCGAGACAATCGGCGCTCTGGCGCCCCTCATAGAGCGAGAGATCCTTTATAGGCTCCTTACTGGCCCACATGGTCCGATGCTGCGCCACGTCGCAACAGCCGGCAGCCACCTCAACCAGGTAAGCCGCGCCATCGGCGTAATCCGCCGGCAGTTCGACGGCCAAATCCGCATTGAGGACATTGCAGCCGAGGCGGGCATGAGCCCCTCCTCACTCCACGCGCACTTCAAGGGCATCACAGGCCTGACGCCGCTCGAGTACCAGAAGCAGTTGCGATTGCAAGAGGCGCGCCGCCTGATGCTGGTAGGGAACGCGACGGCAGGCGCAGCGGGGTTTGCGGTTGGATATGAAAGCCCGTCGCAGTTCAGTCGTGAATATCGGCGCCTGTTCGGCGCTCCACCCAGGCAGGACATCGAACGGTTGCATGCCGCGCCAGCGACGGCCGTGTCTCTTTAGAACCGTTGCGTGCCAACGATCTACCGAAGGGGAAACAGCTTGTCCTCGCCGAGCGCCAATAGCGCAAGATTGAACAGATGACCTCGAAATCTGAACCGAACGCTAGAAGATGAGCCGCGTTTCGGTATCGAAACCGTACTGACCCTGCAACTCAAGGTCGAGAGTGATCTGGAGCCTTCCTGGCGGCTCTATTCTGACCGGGCGAGCCAGCAGGGCATTGAGCGAAACCTGGCCTGGAAGGATCGAGCACGCATCTCCCCCGCTCGCATCGCAAGCTATGCCAACACCAACCTGTCGTGGAGCCGTAACTCCATCCTCAACCGATTGACCGAAGAGCGGCCTGCGCTCGGTGGTGCCTTGGCAGAGGCCGCACGAGACGCTCGGAACGGTTTCGGTGTACAAGCAGGAGCTCAGCTTCAGCGGCCTCTGGAGATTGTGACGCAGACCGCCAACTATCTCGGCGTACCCGTTGGTGCAGCCGCCCAAGCATTGTTGGATGCCCATGCAGTCTCGATCGGTGATGGCGCCATTGCCCTGCACAACGACCAGGGAATTCCTCTACGATCGCTCGGCACCGGATCGTCTCGCTTGCTGGTAGCGGGCCTTCAACGCCAGGTCGCACAGGCAGCCTCCATAGCATTGGTGGATGAGGTGGAGTACGGCCTGGAACCCCATCGTTTGATTCGTGCTATTACCCGGCCATCGGCGCTTCCTTCGAACACCAGGTTGCCGGCAGTGCTCAAGGTGCCGCCGTTGAAGATCGTCACATAGGGCACTTCCCAGGCCGGCTATTGCTTGACCGGGTCCCAGGCGATCAGCTTGCCAGACCAGCCCTTGGCCATTTCCAGCAGTCCGTCAGCGTTTTCCGGCATCATCCCGGTGCGCAGGCCCAACTGATACATGCTCTTGAATGGGTTGCGCTTCGGCGCCTCGGGGATGTGTTCGTAATAGGCGGACATGATGTGTGCCGGGATGTGCGGTGTAGTCCCAGGCATCTCCCGGCGTGGTCTGGTAATGCCAGACGTATTCTCCCGTGTCGGCGTTGACCGCGACGATCGAGGACAGAAACAGGTTGTCACCCTTGGCCTGACTGCGCCATTTCGGGTCCCACAACGAACCATTGCCAACGCCGATGTACAACAGGTTCAAGTCAGGATCGAAGGCAAAAGAGTCCCAGGCGGTGCCGCCGCCACCCTGCTCGACGAACGCGTCGCCGTGCCAGGTCTTGGCGGCGATGGCCATGGCCTTGTCTTCCGGCGGCAGCTTGGGATCGCCCGGTACTGTATAGAAGCGCCAGGCCTGCTTGCCGGTTTCTGCGTCGTAGGCGGTGACGTAGCCACGCACGCCGAATGCGGCGCCGCCGTTGCCAATCACCACCTTGCCGTTGACCACCCGAGGGGCACCCGTGATGGTGTAGCTGCGCGAGTGATCGGCCCGGGTGTCCACCGACCAGGCGCGCTGGCCGGTCCTCGCATCAATGGCTTCCAGGCGACCGTCCAGCACGCCCACGTAGACCTTGCCCCTCCACACCGCGACGCCGCGATTGACCGCATCACAACACGCTTCGCCCGCGCGGTTACGGTCGGACTGCGGGTCATACTTCCAGATCAGCCTGCCATTGCGCGCATCCAGGGCGTAGACCACTGAAAACGGACCGGTGGTGTACATCACTCCGTCGACCACGATGGGTGTAGCCTCGACACCACGGTCCAGATCCAGCTTATAGCTCCACGCCAAGCCAAGCTGGCTGACGTTTCGGTCGCTGATCTTGTTAAGCGGGCTGTAGCGTTGCTCATCGTAGGTACGACCGGTGCTCATCCAGTTACCGGGTTCCTGATTGGCGGCAATAATCCGCTTGCCATCGACATTGGCCGGCATGTCCAGCGCCCAGGCCGGCATGACGCTCAGGGCTAACGCGACGAACAGGCTCTTGAGCTGAGCGCCAAAGGGCGCGGTTCGAGGGGCGGGAGGCACGGCGAGACCAAACTGTGTCATGGGGACTCCTGATTCTTATTAGTAGCGAAGCCATTGCGCTGCGCCGAAGGACAAGAGCAACCCCTGTGCCAGCCTTCGCCAAAGACCTGTAAGCCGCGCCATACAAGGCTTGCAAGCAGAATCGAAGACTGCGCCAACCTGCGACAGGTGTCGCATCTACGGAGCATTTGTGCCGCAGCTGACACACTTCTGTTTGACCTGCCTCGGCATGTCTCACCATGGTCTTGGCGCGCTTACCTGCCCACATCTTTCAAGCACACAGGCAAGTCGATCTGTCGTGGACTCCAGCGTTAACCCTGGAGCGACCTGGCTATAAGGCGAAATAGAGCCTGGCTGCAGTGATTAGGCACGTGGTTTTCCGCCCAGCACCAATGCAACGCCCCCCAGCACAGCGACAGATGCCAAGACGATCCTTTCGCTCAGAGCTTCCCCCAGAAAAACGATGCCAGCCAGCGAAGCCAGAATGGGCACGCTCAGTTGCACCGTCGCTGCTTGAAACGCCGCAAGATGACACACCGCGACATACCAGACCGCGTAGCCGAAACCTGACGCAAGCGCGCCGGAAAGAACCGCATAAAGTATCCCCTGCGGATCCCAACGCAGTTCTGAGAGAAACGGCAAGCTTGCAATCAATACCAGGGGAATCGAGCGCAAGAAATTGCCGGTTGTGGTTGCCAGCGGATCGGCGACAGTTTTGCCAAGCAGCGAGTAGATCCCCCATGCCACCCCCGATAACAGCATCGTGAATGCGCTAACGGGATCAGGTGCGGCTGCACCTGGAAGCAGCAGGCTGACCAAGCCAACAATCGCCAGCACAAACCCAACGATTGCCAGCGCGTGCATCCGCTCGCCTTTGAACAAGCCGTACAGAACCATGCTCAATTGAACCGCGCCAAACAACAGCAGCGCCCCCGTCCCGGTCTCCAAATGACGGTATGCGAAGGAAAAAGCAAAGACGTAAACGAACAAGGCTGCGGCGCCCTTCCAACTGCCTTTGATCGTGTTTGAGGACCGTCTCAAGGCACACATCAGCCATAACACCAAGGCCCCGCTGGCCAACCGGACAACGCTGAAACTCGCGGCATCGATGGCGGTGTGTTTAAGCGCCAGGCGGCACAGCAGCGAATTTGCGGCAAAGGCGAGCATGGCGAAACAGGTCATCGCGATCAATCTCGCCGATGCTGACGAGTTGGACACCCGAGTTAAGTGTTTGCTCATTGTCATGGTCGATCCCAATGCCTAGGCAGGCTCTCAGAACGCTCGACGCCACCGCGCCATTAAAAATACCTTAGATGTCTCTGTACCGATCGGTCAATACAACTATCATCCTGCGACCATGGGATGAGCGTCTCCCGTCTGTATCCTTCAGCGAGGACGCATGGGTATGATTGACGCTAAACCGGTTGGAACTGACTTATGGGAAAAAAGAACGCCGTCGTCGCTGCCGAACCTGCTGAAAAAAGCACCAAGGAACGGATCCTGAAAATCGCTGCACAGTTGTTTTCGACGCGCGGGTTTCACGCGACCGGCATGGCTGAGTTGGAGAAAGCCACTGGCCTGGCTCGAGGCGCGCTGTATTACCACATCGGCAACAAGGAAGAATTGCTGTTCGAAATCACCAGCCGGTACCTGCGAGTGCTGATCGCAGAAGGCACGCCTCTGTGCGAGAGCGATTTGGCTGCGGAAGATAAATTTCGCCATCTCTCGGCCATCGTGATGCGCACGATTGTCACCCACCTGGCCGAAATGACGGTGTGTTTCCGCGAAGTGTATTCGGTCATTGGCGAGCGCCAGACCGAGTTGCTCGACCTGCACCGGCAATATGAAAAACTCTGGTCGCAGATCCTCAAGGCTGGCGTGAGCGAGGGGACCTTCCGCACATCCGACTCGTTGGCCGTGAAGGCTATCCTTGGTATTCATCACTACAGCTACTTGTGGATCAAGCCCGGAGGCCCTCGCTCCCCGGAATCCATCGCGACGTTTTTCTGTGACACCCTCCTGCCCGGACTGAAGGTTGAGCCGCGCCCCGCTTGACTGTCATCAGCGGCGCTTCAGATGCGCCGCCTCCCTGGACCTCCTCCGCATTTACGTTCCCTCGCCATGGTTGCCCTTGCGACTGGACCAGGCGCGCTTTTCGTTCTAGGCTGACCATAGACCGACCGATCGGTCTGTAGATGTACTGTTGGGTCGTTCCGACAAGAACAAGAGGGAAAAACAATGACAAAAAAGTCCATGATCCCCGCCAAGCAAGACATGCCTCAAACAGCTTTGGCTCGCAGGGATTTCCTGATTAAAAGCGGGGCCATTATCGGTACTGCTGCGTTTGCTCTGGGTGACAGCGACCTGGTCAACGCGCAGACGACCAACATCGCCCCGCCTGATCCGAGCCAGCCCCTTGAAGTCCCACAATGGACCCGCAGTCTTGGCGCTCCCACGGCAAACCCTTATGGCAAACCTTCAACGTTCGAAACCAAAGCGGTCAGGATTCTATATCCCGGCCTGAAGGACACGATGTCCGCCTACAGCACCTCGCCACTTCAGGAGTTGGACGGCATCATCACCCCGAACGGCCTGTTTTATGAGCGCCACCACGCGGGCGTCCCACAAATCGATCCGGCGCAACATCGGCTGGTGATTCACGGCCTCACCGAAACAGCCCTGATCTTTACCATGGACGAGATACGCCAATTCCCCGCCGTTTCTCGAGTGCACTTCATGGAGTGTTCGGGCAACCCATCGTTTCTACCACCCTGGGGCAAAACCGCAGCCGAAGTCAGCGGCCTGGTGAGTTGCGCTGAATGGACAGGCGTTACCTTGAAAACCCTGCTGGATGAAGCCGGGCTTAAGCCTCAAGCCAAGTGGATCATCGCCGAAGGGGCCGATGGTGCGGCAATGACACGCAGTATTCCCATCGAGAAATGCCTCGACGATGTGATGGTTGTCTACAGCCAGAACGGCGAGCGCCTGAGGCCGGAACAGGGCTACCCGCTTCGCCTGTTTGTCCCCGGGTACGAGGGCAATACCCACATCAAATGGCTGCGCCGACTTCACGTCACCGACGCGCCCGCCTACAGCCGGGAAGAAACCGCCAAATACACCGACTTGATGGCGGACGGCAAGGCTCGGAAGTTTTCCTTTGTCATGGAGTGCAAATCGCTGGTGACCTACCCTTCCGGCACCCAGAAACTGACGCGCAAGGGCCTGCATGAGATGCGTGGCATTGCCTGGAGCGGCCACGGCAAAATCACCCGGGTCGATGTTTCCGTCGATGGCGGCAATAACTGGACACAAGCCAGGTTACAGGAGCCCATTCTGACCAAGGCCCTGACCGTCTTCAGGGCGCCTTTCGAATGGAACGGCCAGGAATTGATGATCATGAGCCGCGCCATCGACGAGACCGGATACGTTCAGCCGATGCTGGACCAGTTGATCAATGAACGTGGCAAGGTCTCTTTCTACCACAACAATTCGGTGCAACCGTGGCGCGTGTCCAGCACTGGGGAGGTGACCAATGGACGGGCTTAAAGGTGGTTCGTTATTCATCGGTTTGCTTTGCGCCTTTGCGCTGACTCATGCCTCGGCACAGTCCCGATACGGTTTGGGCACCAAGGCTACCGAAGCGCAGATCGCTAGCTGGAACATCGATGTAGCACCCGACGGCAAGGGCTTGCCTCCAGGACGCGCAACGGTGGCGGACGGGGAAAAGGTCTACATAAACAGTTGCGTCAGCTGTCATGGCGTGAAGCTCGAAGGTGGCATCGGCCCTGCGTTGGCGGGAGGCGAAGGAACGCTGACGACTGACAAACCGCTCAAGACAGTCGGCAGCTATTGGCCTTATGCAACGACGCTTTTCGACTACATCCGCAGAGCCATGCCCTTCCAGGCGCCACAGTCATTGTCCAACGATCAGGTCTATGCAGTGACCGGCTACATCCTGCACATGAACAAGCTGCTGGACGCCAACGCGACCGTGGAGGCGGCGACCTTGGCGGATGTAAAGATGCCGAATCGAGACGGTTTTTATACCGATGACAGACCGGACAGCAAGGCTGCTGCGTGTATGTCGGACTGTTTAAAAGCCCACTGACGAAAAAAAATGTAGAATCCGCTCGCCGGAAAACCGTTCCCTCCTCTACGAGCTTTGCTGATGAAACTGGCCAGCCGCGAAAAATCGATGATTGCCTGGGTGCTGTATTTCAGCGTCCTGTTCGCGTCGTTGCTGTGCGCGATGGGCCATGGAAAAATGGCCGGCTTGCGATTGAGCGGTCTGGACGGCGGACTGTTTTGCTCTACAGACGGCGGCGCGGTACTCGAAAGCCCGCACGACGTGCCCGCCCCTTCACTGCCCGTCGAAGCTGATTGCGTCATTGCCAGCCTGTTCGGCGCGATCCTGCTGGCAGCTTTTTTCGGGCTGCTCGCCCTGCTTGCCGGCGAGCCAGCAAGGCCCTTGCCCGAACAACCGACCCGCTGCTTACCCAGGATCAAGGCGGCCGTTATGGCGGGAAGTATTAATGGCGGGCATGCCAACTCCTTGTCTGGCTCGGTCCGCCCGCAAGCCGGGAGTTGGAAAAAGAAAATGAGTAAAACGAGCCTGGGTTGCCCCTTCGCGCGGACCGCGGGCGCAGCGAACGCCTAAGACCAGACTCTAGCGTTAAGCGCTGAGTGAGGCAACGCTCGCCCACAAAAAACTCTGTTGGTGCGTATGGGGGACAAGGGTAAGTGAACGGGTATTACACCTTGCCAGCGGATACCCACTTGTGCGGCAGCAGCTCGGCCAGAGCGCTGGTCTTCTGCGTCGGCAGCCGTGTCAGCACAACAACATCAATACACCATCACCAAAAACACATCCTCGCCGATTTTTGTGCCAATGGTATCCGTCAGGCCAAGTCATCGTAAGCGTCCCGTAATCACACCTTGCCGCATTGCGCCTAGAGGACGCTACGCACCGTCCAGTAGGCGTTTGACGAGCATCGATACAGCTTGAACCGGCGAAGTCAGGGCCGTGTCTATCGTAAACGGCGCTTCAGCCCACGCTTCATATTCGTGATCCAACACAGATTGCCAGGTGGGTGGAGTCAGCCCCGAAATATCACCCAGCCTTGTATCTACACGGCGCTGATGTTCATTTTTGTCCGAGCAAATCACTTCAATATTCATCAAGCGAACACCAGCCCTTGAGGCGATTTCGCTCCAGGCCAATCGGCTTTCGATCACTGGATTTACACAGTCAACGATGACGGTACGTCCTAGATCAAGATTACTCAGCGCAAGTTCATTAGCGACCATGTAACCACTACGCCCTACATCTTGAGAAAGTGCACCGGAGTTTCGTATCGCTTGCTCAATAGTATCGATCCGCAGGTAGAGAGCGCCTACCGTATCGACCAGCCCTTTGGCAATAGTGGTTTTTCCGGTACCAGGAAGACCGCTGAATACGATAAGCATTATCTGTCCTTTACTGTGAGTTAACTCAACACTGACCTTGGCCAGTTATGCGGCAGTAGCTACCCATTCTCACTCGCCCGCTGCTCATTCGGCCCCATAGGGCTCGAACTTCTTGTAATGAGGTGTAATTGTCTCTGTTTATCGCTCAGCATAGGATGATCCCAAGAAGGAGCGGTCCGACGTTTAGCACAGCGCATCAAACGTTTAGGCATTTTACAGGCAAAAAAAAGCCACTCATCTGAGTGGCTTTTTTCTTAATCTTGGAGCGGGAAACGAGACTCGTATCTGGCGTCCGACCCATTGAAATCTAAGGGGTTTCTTTTCTTGCCCGAGCAGGAAAAGACTTAATTCTGGACTTGTTCTTTGGGAGGATCAAGAGCCAACCATGAATGAAAAGTCAGTGCTCTGAGCCAATCTTCGTCTTTTTTCAGTAGCGCTTGTAAATCCGGAGAAAGCAGCATCGGTGAAAAAGCACTGACATGCGTGTTTTCCGGCCCGAGCAACCCCTTGGATTACAAGTCACGCGGATGTTGTCAAGGACACGGTGGCTTTTATGGGGGGCATTCAGTTTTTGGTCAGGTGTCTCGTATTGTCGCCGCGTCGTTGTTTAATAGAGTTCGGGTGCCGATTGGCAATACTGGCAGGGCGCATGACCATTACGTACGACTTTCTCTCTGTGAAACTGTCGAGTTGACGGCCTCTTTGTTACCCTGAATGGGCTTCTCGCTTCTGTTTCCAGCGCTGGTGTCGAGATCCTGAAACACATTTCCCCACAGAACCGACCTGGCTGGTATCGTTCTCGACGATCAGCTTGGTATCGCCGAGTTCCTCCTTGGGAGGCGACGAGCGCAAGCCGTCGAAGAGGTTGCGGGCAGGCGTCGCGGCTTGCCGACGCTGCAGCTGCGCAATGCCTACCCTGATGGGGCTCAGCGCGGCTGAAGACGCAGCAGTTTGCCATCCTGTTCGTCGGTGAGCACGTAGAGCAGGCCGTCAGGGCCCTGCCTGACATCCCGAACGCGGGCATGCCCGTCCTCCAGCAACTTGTGCTCGGCCACGACCTTACCGTCTTTCAGTTCGATACGGTCGAGGTAACCGAACTTGAGCGAACCGACGAAGAGATTGCCCTTCCATGCCGGCCCATAACGGTCGCTAGTCAGGAAGGCCATGCCGGACGGCGCGATCGAGGGCACCCAATAATGCAGCGGCTGCTCCATGCCGTCCTTGGCGGTCAGGCCGTCGCCAATCTTCCCGCCGCCATAGTTTTCG
This window encodes:
- a CDS encoding AAA family ATPase, with translation MLIVFSGLPGTGKTTIAKGLVDTVGALYLRIDTIEQAIRNSGALSQDVGRSGYMVANELALSNLDLGRTVIVDCVNPVIESRLAWSEIASRAGVRLMNIEVICSDKNEHQRRVDTRLGDISGLTPPTWQSVLDHEYEAWAEAPFTIDTALTSPVQAVSMLVKRLLDGA
- a CDS encoding c-type cytochrome, translated to MDGLKGGSLFIGLLCAFALTHASAQSRYGLGTKATEAQIASWNIDVAPDGKGLPPGRATVADGEKVYINSCVSCHGVKLEGGIGPALAGGEGTLTTDKPLKTVGSYWPYATTLFDYIRRAMPFQAPQSLSNDQVYAVTGYILHMNKLLDANATVEAATLADVKMPNRDGFYTDDRPDSKAAACMSDCLKAH
- a CDS encoding TetR/AcrR family transcriptional regulator, with product MGKKNAVVAAEPAEKSTKERILKIAAQLFSTRGFHATGMAELEKATGLARGALYYHIGNKEELLFEITSRYLRVLIAEGTPLCESDLAAEDKFRHLSAIVMRTIVTHLAEMTVCFREVYSVIGERQTELLDLHRQYEKLWSQILKAGVSEGTFRTSDSLAVKAILGIHHYSYLWIKPGGPRSPESIATFFCDTLLPGLKVEPRPA
- the soxC gene encoding sulfite dehydrogenase; the encoded protein is MIPAKQDMPQTALARRDFLIKSGAIIGTAAFALGDSDLVNAQTTNIAPPDPSQPLEVPQWTRSLGAPTANPYGKPSTFETKAVRILYPGLKDTMSAYSTSPLQELDGIITPNGLFYERHHAGVPQIDPAQHRLVIHGLTETALIFTMDEIRQFPAVSRVHFMECSGNPSFLPPWGKTAAEVSGLVSCAEWTGVTLKTLLDEAGLKPQAKWIIAEGADGAAMTRSIPIEKCLDDVMVVYSQNGERLRPEQGYPLRLFVPGYEGNTHIKWLRRLHVTDAPAYSREETAKYTDLMADGKARKFSFVMECKSLVTYPSGTQKLTRKGLHEMRGIAWSGHGKITRVDVSVDGGNNWTQARLQEPILTKALTVFRAPFEWNGQELMIMSRAIDETGYVQPMLDQLINERGKVSFYHNNSVQPWRVSSTGEVTNGRA
- a CDS encoding DMT family transporter gives rise to the protein MSKHLTRVSNSSASARLIAMTCFAMLAFAANSLLCRLALKHTAIDAASFSVVRLASGALVLWLMCALRRSSNTIKGSWKGAAALFVYVFAFSFAYRHLETGTGALLLFGAVQLSMVLYGLFKGERMHALAIVGFVLAIVGLVSLLLPGAAAPDPVSAFTMLLSGVAWGIYSLLGKTVADPLATTTGNFLRSIPLVLIASLPFLSELRWDPQGILYAVLSGALASGFGYAVWYVAVCHLAAFQAATVQLSVPILASLAGIVFLGEALSERIVLASVAVLGGVALVLGGKPRA
- a CDS encoding AraC family transcriptional regulator, producing MDRINELASAIDRHAPGSGLCVTAIPRLSLVHVDRPSMPTPVVYEAGLCLIAQGANRVSMGERSMVYDAANYLLVSVDMPLLCHVIDASPDKPYLCCKIGFDPVLLAELLMTEGRTSPRTDLPILGVHPSDPDLIDAVCRFVRLLDRPETIGALAPLIEREILYRLLTGPHGPMLRHVATAGSHLNQVSRAIGVIRRQFDGQIRIEDIAAEAGMSPSSLHAHFKGITGLTPLEYQKQLRLQEARRLMLVGNATAGAAGFAVGYESPSQFSREYRRLFGAPPRQDIERLHAAPATAVSL
- a CDS encoding DUF2946 family protein, whose product is MKLASREKSMIAWVLYFSVLFASLLCAMGHGKMAGLRLSGLDGGLFCSTDGGAVLESPHDVPAPSLPVEADCVIASLFGAILLAAFFGLLALLAGEPARPLPEQPTRCLPRIKAAVMAGSINGGHANSLSGSVRPQAGSWKKKMSKTSLGCPFARTAGAANA